In Nitrospirota bacterium, the genomic stretch GGAGTTCAAGAATAAAATCATGCGCGCCTGCCAGATTAGCAACCTTAACCACATCTGACATATTCGCAGAGGGATAATGTATCGCTATATTGTCTCTCACGCTGCCGTTGAAAAGGAAATTCTCCTGAAGCACAACTCCTATCTGACGCCTGAGCCACGCAGGGTCTGCAAGCGATATGTCAATTCCGTCTATGAGAATCTTGCCTGATTCAGGGATATAAAGCCTCTGCATAAGTTTTGCGAGTGTGCTTTTCCCTGAGCCGCTTCTGCCGACAATGCCTATGGTCATGCCCGGCTCTATATTAAATGTAATATTCCTCAATATCTCGGAGCCGTCAACCCTGTATCTGAATCTCACGCCCTCAAGCCTCACATCTCCTTTGATGGCCGGAAGCCTGGCCTTTGAAGTATCCATTGCAGGCTCAGGTTTTGTATTGAATATATCGCCGAGCCTCTTTATGGAAATTCCTGTCTGCTGAAATTCCTGCCACATCTGAACAAGCCTGAGCACCGGGTCGCTCACCCTTGCTGAAAGCATCTGGAACGCAATCAACTGCCCCACTGTCAAATTCCCCTCTATCACAAGATGCGCTCCGACCCATAAAATCACCAGATAAGACGACCTGTTGATCAACTGTCCTATTGCGCCGGCAATTCCTGATAACTGATATGTCTTAAAACTGGCTCTGATATAGCTTGAAAGAAGCCCTTCCCACTTTTTCTGGGCGGCAGGCTCCAGCGCAAAGGACTTCACTGTCTGAACTCCTGAAACGGCCTCAACGAGATAGGACTGGGCGTCCGCCCCTCTGTTGAACCTTTCATCAAGCCTGTGCCTGAGCATCGGCGTTACAATCGCAGAGAGTCCTGCAAATAACGGCAGCGCTGCCAGAGCAACCAAAGTTAATGTTGTGCTGTAAAAGAACATGACTGCTATGAACACAACCATGAACATCACATCAAGCACAGACGTCAACGGCGCTCCTGTAAGGAAATGCCTTATATTCTCAAGCTCTCTTACTCTCGCAACAGTATCGCCAACCCTTCTCACCTCAAAATATCTTAAGGGCAGGGCCAGGAGATGTTTGAACAGCCTTGTGCTGAGAGTAACATCTATCTTGCTTGTGGTATGTGTAAAAACATAGGTCCTCAGTATGTTTAACAAAGCCTCAAACAGGGCTATGGCTATAAGTCCGATTGCAAGCACATCAAGAGTAGTCAAGCCCCTGTGCACAAGGACTTTATCAATGATTACCTGTGTGAATATGGGCGTGACAAGCCCGAATATCTGAAGTACGAGGGATGCTATCAACACCTCTGAGAGCGGTTTCCTGTATTTCCATATTGAAGGGATAAACCATTTGAGCCCGAAGAACTCCTCGGATTTCAGAAAAGCAAATCCACGATGAGATAGAAGAATAATTTTGCCCTTTGCATTGGCTAAAGGCGAAGGGCTAAAGGCTAAAGGTTTTTCCCTTTCGCCTTTTTCTGTTTCCCTTTTGCCATTCGCCATTTGCCCTTCGCCTGCCCAAAGGGCTACAAACTCATCTTTCTTCAAAATCCTTGGCTTATTCTCAGCCGGATGAAGTATCAGTAATTGCTCATTCTCTATCTTGGCAAGGATAACATATTGTTTTTCGCTGGTAGCTGATGGCTGATTGCTGACAGCTGAATGCATTTCCACTATCATCGGCAATGGCAGCTTCTGAAGCCTTTCAAATTCCACATCTGCCGCCTTTGCTTTAAAACCCAGTTCCTTTGCAGCCCTTAGAATATCGGTTTCATTCATGCCGTCATTTCCAATGGCAAAAACATGCTTAATCTGTTCGGCATCTGCCGCAACTCCGTGAAACTTCGCAATCATCACAAGGCAAGCCAAACCCGTATCAAGCTTGGGCTGGCTGTCCTTTGTTTGAGAATTTGTGTTTATGTTTTCTGTCATAGCAATTAAGCCTTCAGCTTCCAGCTATCAGCTTTCTGTCATTGCGAGCCCTTTCCCTCTTGTCATTGCGAGCCCTTTCCCTCTTGTCATTGCGAGCGGAGCGAAGCAATCTCTCATTCCAACTACGAGATTGCTTCGTCGCTGCACTCCTCGCAATGACAGAAGAAGGGGTCTCACTCCTCGCAATGACAAATCCTTATTTACAGATTCACACATTAACCTATTCACCATTCACCGTTAAATACTCTTTGAGTGTTATTATCCTTATACCCTTATACTCCTGCAGTTTCAGCATCTCTTTATCGCCTGTCACAATAATATCGGCATCCCCGCTCAAGGCACATTCAAGGATGCGGTTATCAGGGACATCCCTCAGAATATTTATTTTTTCAGTCGGATAGACCATCTCGGAAAGGTCGGCAAGATTTACGGCAACACGAGCCAATTCCTCTTTTTCACGGCTGAACTTTGCGGATAGAACCGACAGAATTTCGTTTATGATTTCACGCGAGATTATTAATGTGTCTGAGCCTTCAAGTATCTTAAGAACTGCGGCCTCTGCCTGACTGCCCTGTATTATAAGGGCCGAGATAAATATATTTGTGTCAAATACAACCCTCACCTTTTAATATATCTCTGGAGATCCTTTTCGTTAAGAATCCCCTTTTCCTTTGCCTTTTTGCTCCAGTAGTTCTGCATCTGAACGAATTCGGTTTTCAGCCTGGTCTTCTTAACAAGTCTCAGCGCATCCTGAACGACCGCGCTCAGTGTCTTGCCCTCCTCAGATGCCATGTTCTCGGCGTCTCTTGCAAGTTCGGGAGGAAGCGATATTGTTTTCCTCAGCAAGGTTTTTCCCATTTCCCGTTTGCCTTTCGCCATTAGCCCTTTGCCTATCTTCATTTCCTTTCACCCCTTCACCTTTAAGCTGCCTTCTCCCAATACTGCGCCAGCACCGCCTGCGTCTCCTGCGGTTTCTGCTGGATTGCCTCTGTCCAGCTCATGCCGTTGTCTGCAGAGAACGATGCCATTGCCTGTATAAGCAGTTCGACCCTCCTGTCATCGAGGTGTCTTCCGTCCGCGGTCCTGAATTCATCTATCAGATATTCTTTCTCGTCTTTCCCTTTAGTCTTTTGCCCTTTGCCATTCGCCTTTTGCCATTCGTCTTTCCAACCCCAGTCTTCTATTGTAATTTTGTCTGTGCCTCCATTGATCATGACTTCAAGGCCGCTGCCGGAGCGGGAGAATATCAGGTCGAGAGGATTTACGTCGAATTTTACTATGTCGTTGTCATTGCCCCAATCGCATTCATCCCTGTCCCTATCGCCTATTGCCCCTTGCCCATCGCCTGCCTTTATTGTGTCGTGTATTGTGTCGTGCCCGTCTCCACTATTGAAGAGGATGGTGTCCTTGCCTTTGCCTGCGTAGATGGTGTCGTTACCCCTGCCTCCTATCAGTGTGTCTTTGCCTTTTCCGCCGTATAGGATGTCGTTTCCATTTCCGCCGTCAAGCAGATCATTCCCCTTATCTCCATAAATAATGTCGTTGCCCTGTTCGCCATACAATTTGTCATCGCCTTTTTCTCCGTATATGGTGTCGTTGCTTAGTCCTGCATAGACGATGTCGCCGCTTTTGCCTGCGTAGATTGTGTCGTCATGCCGTCCTGTGCGGATGACATCGCTTTTCTTTGTGCCGTAGGTGGTTTTCTGTTCTATGACAAGATCATCCGCATTAAAGGCGCTTCCATTGGCGAAGTTTATTGTTTCAACTGGAATGGTTCCATCAGGATTGAGGGTGATGTCTATGCCTTCTGATGTTTCGCTGCCTTCTGTATCAAGCAATCTAAGATGCGCTACTCCTTGCTCTATGCGGATGATTGTGTGGTCAAAGTCAATGCCTGTTCCCATTGTAATTGTATCTGTGCCTGATGTGTCGCTGAGAGCGTCTAACCCGTCACCGATATTATATGTATAGGCATCATCTCCACTGTCTCCGTTGAGGATGTCATTGCCAAGACCGCCTGTGATTATATCATTGCCTTCTCCTGCGTTAATTGTGTCGTCTCCGCTTCCTGCATCAATCACATCATCCCCATCACCGGATAAAATAATATCGTTACCTTCAAAAGCAGTTATTCTGTCAACAACGTTGGTGCCGGTAATGGTGTCATTGCCTGCGGTTCCGGCGAGGTCAAAACCTCTGTCTATCAACTGGCTGTAGGTAAGGGTTGTTCCGTCAGCGAATGTAAATGTCTCCACCGCGTGCGTTCCATAAGCATCGTTAGGGTCAAAGTTCTCGATATGAATTTCATCACCGTCATTTCCAACCTTGATAGCCAGAGAGCCGAGACTCAGGCTCAATGAATCCGGGGTAATGCCTTCGCCGAATAGCAGGGTGTTGCCTTCATCTGCCGATGCAGTATCGGTTATCGTGTCAACGCCGTCTCCTGCATTGAAGATGTAGGTGTCGTCGCCTGCGCCTCCGTTTAAGGTGTCATCGCCTTTTCCGCCGGTGATGGTGTCATTGCCGCCGTTCGTATTGACGATGTCGTTGCCGCTTTTTGCATTAATCACATCGTCCTTTGCGCCGGTATTGATCACATCATCCCCTTCTGTGCCGGGGTCAAGCAGGTCTGCAAGCGCAATCTGTGCGCCGTCGGCGAATTGCACTGTGCGGACATTCGGATTGTTCCGGTCAAAATTGAGCAGTTGAATCCTATCGCCTATAGCCCCTTGCCCATTGCCTATGTCAATTGTCAGCGCATCGCCGTCCTGCGTCATGGTAAGGTCATCTCTCGTGATGCCATCGCCGAACATGATGAGGTTGCCTTCCGTATCAGTGGCCGTGTCCTCAATGGTGTCAACCCCGTCGCCGATGTTGAAATAATAGGTGTCATCGCCCGCGCCGCCGGAAAGGGTGTCATTGCCTTCTTCCCCGGCAAGCTCATCGTTCCCTTTACCGCCTGTAATGACGTCATCGCCTGAATAACCTGCAATAATGTCATCGCCCTCGTCCCCTGCAATAACATCATTGCCCTCATCGCCGTATATCTCATCATTTCCGGAGCCTCCACTTATATTATCATCCCCATATCCTCCATAAAGAACATCATCTGAACTATACCCGATGATGGTGTCATCGCCTTCTGTGGCTTGCAGCATAAACTGTTTGATTGCATCAACATCCCAGATCGTGCCGTCGGCAAATTGAATGCGCTCTACCTGATATTCGCTTGAGTCATTAAGAAACCAGTTTGAAACTGTCAGCTTATCATCTGTCCCTGTAATTAAAGGGTAAGATTATCTCCGCTTCGCTGGAGACTAACATCTGAGGGCTGAATGCCGCTGTCAAGAAGTATAGTGTCAGTGTTGTCTGAAGTTGTGTCTGAGTCTATGACTGTGTCCTGTCCGCTGCCCTTGCCAAAGATATAGGTGTCATCGCCTGTCCCTCCGGAAAGCGTATCATTGCCTTCGCCGCCATCAAGCGTATCATTGCCTGCCTGTCCATATAAAGTGTCATCGCCCCTGAATCCATCCATATAATCATCTGTTGAATTGCCGGTTAAAGTGTCATCGCCTTCTGTGCCCCATTGTTCATCAATGACACCGCCTGCGCGGGCTATTATTTGCCCAAGCGTTAATTGCTGCCCATCGGCAAATACAAAATGTTTTACGGAAAGATCGGCTAAGTCCGTGCTTGCGGGATGGTCGCCGCTACTCGTCGTAATATGAATCCCCTCACCATTACCTATGCCTATGTCAAGGAAACACCCGGTCTCGCCCTCCTCTATCCCTATCTGGATACTTAGGTCATCAGGGGTGATGCCTTCTCCGAAAACTACGGTATCTCCATTTACAGACGACCGTCCTAATGCGTTATTTACATAATCAAAGCCGCTGCCTCTGTTTACAATATAGGTATTCTTGCCCTCAGCGCCAAAATCATGGATGGTATCATCGTCTGAACCACCGTCTATGATATTGACGCCTGCTCCGCCGTAGATGGTATCATAACCGGAACCGCCAAAGATAATGTCATCGCCGGAACCACCACTTATGCTGTCATTTCCAGCGCCGCCGTCAATATAGTTATTACCTGCTTCATCGCCCTCAATAATGTCATCTCCTTCTCCGCCGTACAACTCGTTATTTCCACTTCCACCCAGAATTGTGTCATTCCCCGCGCCGCCGTCTATATAGTCATTGCCGTCATCGCCAAAAAGGTAATCATTACCTGAACCTCCTTCAAGCCTGTCGTCACCAGAGTCTCCCCATGTATTGCCGTCACGGCCATAAAGATAATCATCACCAGCTCCGCCTGAGAGGATGTCGTCTCCGGTGCCTCCAAAAAGCCAATCATTGCCGCCCTCTCCGTAAAGGGTGTCGTTTCCCTCTCCGCCGAAAACAGTGTCGTCGTTCCGGCCGGTGATAATGGTGTCGTTGTCGTTGGTGCCGTAGATCGTCTGCGCCGTTATGAGAAGCTCTTCGGGGGTGAATGTTGTGCCGTCTGCAAAGGAGACGGTTTCAACCGGGATAGTACCATCAGGATTAAGGGTTATGTCCATGCCCGCATTGGTTTCATTTCCTTCATCATCCAAAAGACGCAGGTGGGCTGTCCCTGCATCAGTTCGGATGACGGTGTTGTCAAAGTTGATGCCGGAGCCCATGTCTATGGTATCGGAACCGCCGCTGTCGTTTACGGCGTCAAGGCCGTCGCCACTGTTGTAAATGTAGGTGTCATCTCCTGCTCTGCCGTTCAGGGTATCGTTTCCCTCAAGTCCGCTGATTCTGTCGGCGCCATTGGTGCCGCTGAGGGAGTCATTGCCTGCGGTGCCGGTTATATCAAAGCCTTTGTCTATCAATTGGCTGTAGGAAAGGGTTGTTCCGTCCGCGAATGTAAAGCTCTCCACAGCGTGAGAGCCGTAGGCGTCATCATGATTGAAGTTTTCAAACCGCAGCGCATCGCCGTTTGAGCCGATGGTAACAATGAGGGTATTCCCTTCATAGCTCAATTTCAGGTCATCGGCGGTAATGCCCGCGCCAAACACGACACTGTTGCCTTCCCCTGCCGCTGCCGTATCAGTGATAGTGTCAACCCCGTCGCCTATGTTGAAATAATAGGTGTCATCCCCGTCGCCGCCGTTCAGGGTGTCGTTGCCCTTTCCACCTGTAATGGTATCGTTGCCTCCAAGTCCTTTCAGACTGTCGTTGTTTGAACTACCTGTCACAGCGTCATCGCCATCTGTGCCCTGCACAATCATTGGCGTCAGAGTGTTCCCGTCCCACACGGTTCCGTCGCCGAACTGGATATTTTCTATTTTGTTTGTGTCGCCTATCCACCAGTCGTTTATCTGAAGTATGTCGCCACTGTCGTTGATAAGGAAATACATGTCATTGCCCAGACGCACGGTGGTGATGTCCTCAGGGTTTACATCGTCGGCGAATTGGATGGCGTCTGTGCCGCTGCTGTCTATGATGATGTCCTGACCGTTCCCTCTGCCGAAGATGTAGGTATCGTTACCCGCGCCGCCATAGATGGTGTCTGATGTGTTGTCTCCTTGTCCGCTGTCTATGGTGTCGTCGCCTTCATCGCCGCTAATCTGATCGCTGCCGTCTCCGCCGAATATCTCGTCATCGCCAGCGCTGCCAAAGATTGTGTCATTGCCTGCCTCGCCGTCAATATAGTCATCGCCTTCATCTCCCTGAAGATAGTCATTACCTTCTCCTCCAAAGAGGTTGTCCGAGCCTCCCTGTCCCCAGATTTTGTCGTCTCCCCCTCCGCCGTCTATGTAATCATTTCCGTGTTCGCTGAGAGCTATCCCCTCATCATCACCTGCAAGAAGGTCATTGCCGTCTCCTCCGAATATGTCGTCATCCCCTGCATAACCGAGGATTGTGTCATCTCCGTCTTCCCCATTTATATAGTCATTGCCTTCATCGCCGTAAATTTTGTCATTGCCTGTGCCTCCGAATAAGTCGTCATCACCGGCGTAACCATAGAGCGTGTCGTCGCCCGCGCCGCCGTCTATGTAGTCGTCGCCCTGATTGCTTACGGCTGTATTGCTTGCATCACCGTAGAGTTTGTCATTTCCTTCTCCGCCGAATATTGCATCGCTGCCTTCGCCTCCTTCGACGATGTCATTCCCGGCTCCTGCATAAACCTCATCATCTCCGCCTCCGGCAATTACAACGTCATTTCCTGTGCCTGCGTAGATTGTGTCGTCGCCGCTGCCCTCATTCACATCAAGATATACATTGCTGTATGTAAGGCTTTGTCCATTATATTCAATAGCCCATTTGTCAGGGGCTACTCCGTAGTATCCGGGCATGTTATTAATAGCTTTAACAGGATAGTATGTGCTTATGCCGTCTCTCTCCAAGGAAGAAACAAGGAGGTAATAGCCATAGTCGTCTAATTCATCCCAATTGCCTTCTAAGAGTGATGCTGC encodes the following:
- a CDS encoding type I secretion system permease/ATPase; this encodes MTENINTNSQTKDSQPKLDTGLACLVMIAKFHGVAADAEQIKHVFAIGNDGMNETDILRAAKELGFKAKAADVEFERLQKLPLPMIVEMHSAVSNQPSATSEKQYVILAKIENEQLLILHPAENKPRILKKDEFVALWAGEGQMANGKRETEKGEREKPLAFSPSPLANAKGKIILLSHRGFAFLKSEEFFGLKWFIPSIWKYRKPLSEVLIASLVLQIFGLVTPIFTQVIIDKVLVHRGLTTLDVLAIGLIAIALFEALLNILRTYVFTHTTSKIDVTLSTRLFKHLLALPLRYFEVRRVGDTVARVRELENIRHFLTGAPLTSVLDVMFMVVFIAVMFFYSTTLTLVALAALPLFAGLSAIVTPMLRHRLDERFNRGADAQSYLVEAVSGVQTVKSFALEPAAQKKWEGLLSSYIRASFKTYQLSGIAGAIGQLINRSSYLVILWVGAHLVIEGNLTVGQLIAFQMLSARVSDPVLRLVQMWQEFQQTGISIKRLGDIFNTKPEPAMDTSKARLPAIKGDVRLEGVRFRYRVDGSEILRNITFNIEPGMTIGIVGRSGSGKSTLAKLMQRLYIPESGKILIDGIDISLADPAWLRRQIGVVLQENFLFNGSVRDNIAIHYPSANMSDVVKVANLAGAHDFILELPEGYDTMVGERGTSLSGGQRQRIAIARALLTNPRLLIFDEATSALDYESESIIQNNMKKMCQGRTVIIIAHRLSTLRHANKIMVIDKGELIESGSHEELLGRQGLYHYLYSKQAMGE
- a CDS encoding putative toxin-antitoxin system toxin component, PIN family, whose translation is MRVVFDTNIFISALIIQGSQAEAAVLKILEGSDTLIISREIINEILSVLSAKFSREKEELARVAVNLADLSEMVYPTEKINILRDVPDNRILECALSGDADIIVTGDKEMLKLQEYKGIRIITLKEYLTVNGE